Proteins found in one Labrus bergylta chromosome 8, fLabBer1.1, whole genome shotgun sequence genomic segment:
- the smg9 gene encoding nonsense-mediated mRNA decay factor SMG9 has product MSESGHSQPGMYGQGRRRRRRRGDRDAGPPGQNLSGPSRDREYQPRERRDGSEDPPGPIIQKTPIILAKPPGERAKPSQNTPVSGAPVIEKPIMLMKARDDAGKPGTPPETMAQPSGPGPSKMEKEGQRPTQPVYQIQNRGMGASASGCTVDPMVGQSKLVPPEKMKHSIKLVDDQMNWCDSAMEYLRDQTDMLVVGVIGLQGTGKSTVMSLLSANTPEEDQRGYVFRAQSPEIKERGGNQSTGIDFFITQERVIFLDTQPMLSPSILDHLINNDRKLPPEYNLPHTYVEMQSLQITAFLFTVCHVVIVVQDWFTDLNLYRFLQTAEMLKPSTPSAGHDSTGSSGTDDGAEYYPHIVFLQNKARRDDFCPRNLKNMHMVVDKLMAHSHLKYKGTLSMLDSNIFPGLRQDYLTAEVNMFLLPVQESDGDDNLSKAGSGTYPLFSLLPGYRGHPSFSTMVSKLRSQILAMPRCQLSHTILTEKNWFHYAARIWDGVKKSSALSEYSRLLS; this is encoded by the exons ATGTCCGAGTCCGGCCACAGTCAGCCCGGGATGTACGGGCAGGGACGGCGGAGGAGAAGGCGCCGAGGGGACCGAGATGCTGGACCTCCGGGGCAAAATCTGTCCGGTCCAAGCCGGGATAGAGAATACCAACCAAGAGAACGAAGa GATGGGAGCGAGGATCCACCAGGCCCAATCATTCAGAAGACCCCCATCATTCTTGCCAAACCCCCTGGGGAAAGG GCCAAACCATCACAGAACACACCTGTCAGTGGAGCTCCGGTCATAGAGAAGCCCATCATGCTAATGAAGGCCAGGGATGATGCCGGGAAGCCGGGTACCCCTCCTGAAACGATGGCTCAGCCCTCTGGTCCTGGACCCTCCAAGATGGAGAAGGAAGGGCAGCGACCCACGCAGCCTGTGTACCAGATCCAAAACAGAGGAATGGGGGCATCTGCATCTGGCTGCACTGTGGATC CCATGGTTGGTCAGTCTAAACTCGTCCCACCAGAAAAAATGAAGCACAGCATCAAGCTGGTGGATGATCAGATGAACTGGTGTGACAGTGCCATGGAG TATCTGCGAGACCAAACAGATATGTTGGTAGTTGGAGTCATTGGCCTGCAGGGGACTGGGAAATCCACAGTCATGTCACTGTTATCTGCAAACACTCCTGAGGAAGATCAAAG AGGTTATGTATTCAGAGCCCAGTCTCCAGAAAtcaaagaaagaggaggaaaccaGAGCACAGGCATCGATTTCTTCATCACACAAGAGAGAGTCATATTCTTAGATACACAG CCAATGCTCAGCCCGTCTATTCTGGATCACCTCATCAACAACGATCGCAAGTTGCCTCCAGAGTACAACCTCCCTCACACATATGTAGAGATGCAG TCTCTTCAGATCACTGCCTTCCTGTTTACCGTTTGCCATGTGGTCATTGTGGTTCAAGACTGGTTCACTGACTTAAACTTGTACAG GTTTCTTCAGACTGCTGAGATGTTGAAACCTTCCACTCCATCTGCAGGCCATGACAGCACCGGCTCTTCAGGCACTGATGATGGAGCAGAGTACTATCCTCATATAG TGTTCCTCCAGAATAAAGCCAGACGGGATGACTTCTGCCCAAGAAATCTGAAGAACATGCATATGGTGGTGGACAAATTAATGGCCCACTCTCATCTCAAAtacaaag GTACATTGTCCATGCTAGACAGCAACATCTTCCCTGGCCTAAGGCAGGACTATCTGACAGCTGAGGTCAACATGTTCCTCCTTCCTGTGCAGGAGAGTGATGGGGACGATAACCTGTCCAAAGCAG GGTCGGGAACATACCCgctcttctctctgctccccGGCTACAGAGGACACCCTTCCTTCTCCACCATGGTTTCAAAACTCCGCAGCCAAATACTTGCCATGCCCCGCTGTCAGCTTTCCCACACCATCCTCACTGAGAAGAACTG gtttcacTACGCAGCTCGTATCTGGGACGGGGTAAAAAAGTCATCTGCCCTCTCTGAATACAGCCGCCTGCTCAGCTAA
- the LOC109986693 gene encoding urokinase plasminogen activator surface receptor isoform X1 → MNLLVLVFGVMLLHEAYTLKCYECVPGFQGNCTDKMIECPIQGQQCGAVTIRYIAGILQTESNMKSCFSADQCIEGSVNYDGSRTVITSKCCTTDLCNTEFAPTAPSTSVPNGRKCFGCIGLKCTSTVNCQGTEDHCISASVEIGDTPVFSKGCASKQICTNHPKMIEHLGVDISCCQGDLCNSASTLRAGLQLLLLLVPLLTSVMLC, encoded by the exons ATGAATCTCCTCGTACTGGTATTTGGGGTTATGCTTCTGCATGAAG ccTACACTCTGAAGTGTTATGAGTGTGTGCCTGGGTTCCAGGGAAACTGCACTGACAAGATGATAGAATGTCCTATTCAGGGACAACAGTGTGGAGCAGTGACGATCCGGTATATcgcag GTATTTTACAAACTGAAAGCAACATGAAGTCATGTTTCTCTGCTGATCAGTGTATTGAAGGCTCGGTCAACTATGATGGCAGCAGGACTGTAATCACCAGCAAGTGTTGCACCACTGACCTCTGCAACACTGAGTTTGCC ccaACAGCTCCCAGCACATCCGTCCCCAACGGTAGGAAGTGTTTTGGTTGCATTGGATTAAAGTGCACTTCCACTGTAAACTGCCAGGGGACTGAGGACCACTGCATCTCAGCGTCAG tGGAAATAGGAGATACACCGGTGTTCAGTAAGGGCTGTGCCTCCAAGCAGATTTGCACAAATCATCCAAAGATGATAGAACACTTGGGAGTAGACATAAGCTGCTGTCAGGGCGACCTCTGCAACAGCGCCAGCACCTTAAGAGCCggtctccagctgctgctgctgctggtgccaCTGCTCActtctgtcatgttgtgttaA
- the LOC109986693 gene encoding urokinase plasminogen activator surface receptor isoform X2: MNLLVLVFGVMLLHEAYTLKCYECVPGFQGNCTDKMIECPIQGQQCGAVTIRYIAGILQTESNMKSCFSADQCIEGSVNYDGSRTVITSKCCTTDLCNTEFAPTPSTSVPNGRKCFGCIGLKCTSTVNCQGTEDHCISASVEIGDTPVFSKGCASKQICTNHPKMIEHLGVDISCCQGDLCNSASTLRAGLQLLLLLVPLLTSVMLC, encoded by the exons ATGAATCTCCTCGTACTGGTATTTGGGGTTATGCTTCTGCATGAAG ccTACACTCTGAAGTGTTATGAGTGTGTGCCTGGGTTCCAGGGAAACTGCACTGACAAGATGATAGAATGTCCTATTCAGGGACAACAGTGTGGAGCAGTGACGATCCGGTATATcgcag GTATTTTACAAACTGAAAGCAACATGAAGTCATGTTTCTCTGCTGATCAGTGTATTGAAGGCTCGGTCAACTATGATGGCAGCAGGACTGTAATCACCAGCAAGTGTTGCACCACTGACCTCTGCAACACTGAGTTTGCCCCAA CTCCCAGCACATCCGTCCCCAACGGTAGGAAGTGTTTTGGTTGCATTGGATTAAAGTGCACTTCCACTGTAAACTGCCAGGGGACTGAGGACCACTGCATCTCAGCGTCAG tGGAAATAGGAGATACACCGGTGTTCAGTAAGGGCTGTGCCTCCAAGCAGATTTGCACAAATCATCCAAAGATGATAGAACACTTGGGAGTAGACATAAGCTGCTGTCAGGGCGACCTCTGCAACAGCGCCAGCACCTTAAGAGCCggtctccagctgctgctgctgctggtgccaCTGCTCActtctgtcatgttgtgttaA
- the LOC109986663 gene encoding Schwann cell myelin protein: MSPLSHCLLSFCVLGHFYNISRAWHVKMPSNIRGILGSCLVIPCSFDYFENPPRRPDRVVWYQYVKWGYPLVCDSGYQNDVIDIFKRKTRVLTSTFKKKCSLEIYPVMWSHHRQKIYPWVDPEHVGQSTYRFYDTTVTIEVVDEADKPEIMIFGSMKVGQSVTVQCTVYHTCPTRPPTLSLNIPLLNHYLSPGTLSDGTSKTTLTTTLNIESDRHTVECSVRYTRDLTAKASKTLNAQCSFSPLTIQSTSEELNEGQASKITCTASYTCKHQIPTLTWNYGNMPASSDTRKSETAQWRTVSTLTFTASSKDHGRSLTCYARYTEGQRQEESITLSVKRNMHSRGWSFTTPERITAMRGSCIVIPCRFTYSSSQPADLRVIWYLSQRNSYPPVFDQRKDVISKFSGRTSLIGSVRERNCSLKIDRLEMSHNQDRLYPWVDQNPITSYHTLGFSFDDKTTEIIVLDHAEKPQLNIIGIPRVGEQSRVSCSVRHACISAPPHLTLNNIPGQNVIVDTQVSDGVWERKVERIWTVKEEDQSVTCTVSYHGGQEATSDIKLNVECPHNSISMIKRPGNETEGVAQSVICSVSYKCKKNTPTIMWNYKDMQSSLQTNKISSDTYKTVSNLTFIGSLRDDNNSLTCTAQFVKGETSASANIHIKKYERPVDEMDPDENGASHVLAADVPFRFYALTRSCVVIPCSFQYQWDVAPTRGIWIKKTGGVVYHNGRSLVLDHFKDRTRIVGDLSEGNCSLEIDDIKPFDNGPFCFRAEKENVKYKFNNSCVFIVMKASPEKTVMTPVPAEVDAGSTITVSCSVKHTCPSHPPLFSWSVPDISNKVTHAMTQQGIWETTSTITFMAAGRDGVKNLTCTAISWRGKKQASTVELTVKGSMMYQLRASLPVVTPVSALVLILIITATVFGVIICRRRKHSDDQLRPPPRPERRHHEGLDRPARPATWGEKDERVGWQNERNPRKSFWSRFSRQQRETSNFSVRFVNNTSTVKCDTQIFKQRFPSPENNRRT; the protein is encoded by the exons ATGTCTCCGCTAAGCCATTGTCTCCTGAGCTTCTGTGTTCTAG GACACTTTTACAACATTTCCAGGGCTTGGCATGTAAAGATGCCGAGTAACATCAGAGGAATTTTGGGTTCCTGCCTCGTCATCCCCTGTAGCTTTGACTACTTTGAGAATCCGCCTCGCAGACCAGACCGTGTGGTTTGGTACCAGTATGTGAAGTGGGGATATCCTTTGGTTTGTGACAGCGGGTACCAGAATGACGTCATTGACATCTTCAAAAGGAAAACACGTGTATTAACTTCTACATTCAAAAAGAAATGCAGTCTTGAAATCTACCCAGTGATGTGGTCTCACCACAGACAGAAGATCTACCCCTGGGTAGATCCGGAGCATGTCGGACAAAGCACCTATCGGTTCTATGATACAACTGTAACAATTGAAGTAGTGG ATGAGGCAGACAAACCGGAGATCATGATCTTTGGAAGCATGAAGGTTGGACAGTCAGTGACAGTGCAATGCACAGTTTATCACACCTGTCCTACTCGTCCACCCACTCTGAGTCTCAACATCCCTCTGCTGAACCATTATCTTTCTCCTGGCACATTGTCTGACGGCACATCCAAGACCACATTAACAACCACACTGAACATAGAAAGTGACCGCCACACTGTGGAGTGCTCTGTACGATACACAAGGGACCTGACTGCTAAAGCCTCTAAAACCTTAAATGCACAAT GCTCCTTTTCACCCTTGACCATCCAGTCTACATCAGAGGAATTGAATGAGGGACAGGCTAGCAAAATAACCTGCACAGCCTCATACACATGCAAACATCAAATCCCAACTCTCACATGGAACTACGGGAACATGCCGGCCTCATCTGACACCCGCAAGAGTGAAACTGCTCAGTGGAGGACTGTATCCACGCTGACCTTCACAGCATCATCCAAAGACCATGGAAGATCTCTGACATGTTATGCACGATACACTGAGGGACAGCGGCAGGAAGAGAGCATCACCTTAAGTGTAAAGA gaaacatgcaCTCTCGTGGTTGGTCCTTCACTACTCCTGAGAGGATCACAGCCATGAGGGGGTCATGTATCGTCATTCCTTGCAGATTCACCTACAGTTCCTCTCAGCCTGCTGACCTCCGAGTTATCTGGTATTTGTCGCAGAGAAATAGTTACCCACCTGTGTTTGACCAAAGAAAAGATGTTATCAGTAAGTTTAGTGGAAGAACCAGCTTGATTGGATCTGTGAGAGAGAGGAATTGTAGTCTGAAGATTGATAGGCTGGAGATGTCCCACAACCAGGACAGACTTTACCCATGGGTAGACCAGAACCCTATCACCTCCTACCACACCCTGGGGTTCTCGTTTGATGACAAAACCACTGAAATTATTGTTTTAG ATCATGCAGAGAAACCGCAGCTAAACATCATCGGTATTCCTCGGGTgggagagcagagcagagtgtCCTGCAGTGTGCGCCACGCATGTATCTCTGCTCCCCCCCACCTCACTCTGAACAACATACCTGGACAAAACGTCATCGTAGACACGCAAGTTTCAGATGGTGTTTGGGAAAGAAAGGTGGAACGAATTTGGACTGTGAAAGAAGAGGAccagagtgtgacgtgtactgttAGCTATCATGGTGGTCAGGAAGCTACGAGTGACATCAAGCTGAATGTCGAAT GTCCTCACAACAGCATTTCAATGATCAAGCGTCCTGGCAATGAAACAGAGGGTGTGGCACAGAGTGTCATTTGTTCTGTTTCCTACAAGTGTAAGAAAAATACCCCAACCATCATGTGGAACTACAAAGACATGCAGAGCTCCTTACAAACCAACAAAATCTCCAGTGACACTTATAAAACAGTGTCAAATCTAACCTTTATTGGCTCTCTGAGGGATGACAATAACTCTTTGACCTGCACTGCTCAGTTTGTTAAAGGGGAGACTTCAGCCTCTGCAAACATTCATATAAAAA AATATGAGAGACCAGTTGACGAAATGGATCCAGATGAAAATGGCG CATCGCATGTTCTGGCTGCTGACGTCCCATTCAGATTCTACGCCCTGACCCGCTCATGTGTGGTGATTCCCTGTAGCTTCCAGTACCAGTGGGATGTTGCCCCCACACGCGGCatctggattaaaaaaacagggGGAGTTGTCTACCATAATGGTCGCAGTCTTGTGTTGGACCATTTCAAGGACCGAACCAGAATTGTAGGGGATCTGAGTGAGGGAAACTGCTCTCTGGAGATCGATGACATCAAGCCCTTTGACAACGGGCCCTTCTGTTTCcgagcagagaaagaaaatgtcaaatacaaATTCAACAATAGCTGCGTATTTATTGTGATGAAAG CTTCCCCAGAAAAAACAGTCATGACTCCAGTTCCAGCAGAAGTTGATGCCGGTTCAACGATCACTGTCTCATGTTCAGTGAAgcacacatgtccctcacatCCTCCCTTGTTCTCATGGAGTGTCCCTGACATCTCAAATAAGGTCACGCACGCAATGACACAGCAGGGTATCTGGGAGACGACCTCTACCATCACTTTCATGGCTGCAGGGAGAGACGGAGTCAAAAACTTGACATGTACTGCCATCTCCTGGCGGGGCAAGAAACAGGCCAGCACAGTGGAGCTGACTGTGAAGG GATCAATGATGTACCAGTTGAGAGCCTCTCTCCCAGTAGTGACTCCAGTCTCAGCTCTGGTGTTGATTTTAATCATAACAGCTACAGTGTTTGGAGTCATCATCTGCAGGAGAAG GAAGCACTCTGATGACCAGCTGAGACCGCCACCTCGACCTGAGAGAAG ACATCATGAAGGCCTCGATAGACCAGCAAGACCAGCGACCTG GGGAGAAAAGGATGAGCGTGTCGGATGGCAAAACGAGAGGAACCCTAG GAAGTCATTTTGGAGCCGATTTTCAAG ACAACAAAGGGAAACTTCAAACTTCAGTGTCCGATTTGT AAACAACACATCCACTGTTAAATGTGACACTCAAATCTTCAAACAGCGCTTTCCATCCCCAGAGAA TAACAGGAGAACTTAA